From the Candidatus Sericytochromatia bacterium genome, one window contains:
- a CDS encoding DnaJ domain-containing protein, giving the protein MELWEEDLYELLNVEESATPEEIKKAYKKLAIELHPDRFPDDPERRDQATVQFGKITNAYNILKDEEERAEYDFARRLGFASAGPPPGAKGGASGGRVASGEDEGVLSEARKNQAINQFDLGKNAHMNKSWAKAIQHYKEAARLDPSVADYHAFLGLAYIQQGLKTPAQKALEQAYKIDKRHKIVRQYYIAPGEEKQKKGGLLAAIMSLFGGGKKDAKGKKGKGSAKGRAAGKR; this is encoded by the coding sequence TTGGAACTGTGGGAGGAGGACCTTTACGAGCTTCTCAACGTGGAGGAGAGCGCCACGCCGGAGGAGATCAAGAAGGCCTACAAGAAACTCGCCATCGAGTTGCACCCCGATCGCTTCCCGGATGACCCAGAGCGACGTGATCAGGCCACCGTGCAGTTCGGGAAGATCACGAATGCCTACAACATTCTGAAGGATGAGGAAGAGCGAGCCGAATACGATTTTGCTCGTCGCCTCGGCTTTGCCAGTGCAGGCCCGCCTCCGGGTGCCAAAGGTGGGGCGTCCGGGGGGCGTGTGGCCTCCGGGGAGGATGAAGGCGTCCTGAGTGAGGCGCGCAAGAATCAGGCCATCAACCAGTTCGACCTTGGCAAGAACGCTCACATGAACAAGTCCTGGGCCAAGGCCATTCAACACTACAAGGAGGCGGCACGGCTGGACCCGTCAGTGGCTGACTACCATGCCTTCCTGGGGCTGGCCTACATCCAGCAGGGGTTGAAAACCCCCGCTCAGAAGGCCCTCGAGCAGGCTTACAAAATTGACAAACGCCATAAAATCGTTCGCCAGTACTATATCGCGCCGGGCGAAGAAAAGCAGAAAAAGGGGGGGCTGCTGGCCGCCATCATGTCGCTGTTTGGTGGCGGCAAGAAGGATGCCAAGGGCAAGAAGGGCAAGGGCAGCGCCAAGGGGCGGGCCGCCGGCAAGCGATAG
- a CDS encoding lytic transglycosylase domain-containing protein, whose amino-acid sequence MRSRVLLASLLLVPMLGGCFPRLAHYEDSPAPPADGVEFAFEPERGSVPVERVVAFALTINPGLRPDEARRQASAMVARAAQHKVPTHLLVSLIATESAFNPLARSPVGAQGLGQLMPATAREMGVRDPFDVEENIDGTARYLAWLAGFWRQHPQRWELVLASYLAGVGTVSRQQKAGQPFTREQVSYINRIFRLSGRV is encoded by the coding sequence ATGCGTTCCCGTGTCTTGCTGGCTTCCTTGCTGTTGGTTCCGATGCTGGGCGGTTGTTTTCCGCGGCTGGCCCACTACGAGGACTCACCAGCGCCTCCGGCTGACGGGGTCGAATTTGCCTTCGAGCCGGAACGGGGATCCGTCCCGGTCGAGCGCGTGGTGGCCTTCGCGTTGACCATCAATCCGGGCCTGCGACCGGATGAGGCCAGGCGGCAGGCCTCGGCCATGGTGGCGAGGGCGGCTCAGCACAAGGTGCCGACCCATCTGTTGGTGTCTTTGATTGCCACCGAGTCTGCCTTCAACCCGCTGGCGCGTTCCCCGGTGGGCGCGCAGGGGCTCGGGCAACTGATGCCCGCGACGGCACGCGAAATGGGCGTGCGCGATCCCTTCGACGTCGAGGAAAATATCGACGGCACGGCGCGCTACCTGGCCTGGCTAGCGGGGTTCTGGCGTCAGCATCCGCAGCGTTGGGAACTGGTTCTGGCGTCGTACCTCGCCGGCGTGGGCACCGTCTCCCGCCAGCAGAAGGCGGGTCAACCCTTCACCCGGGAGCAAGTGAGCTACATCAACCGGATCTTTCGCTTGTCCGGGCGCGTCTAA
- a CDS encoding winged helix-turn-helix domain-containing protein: MLEALRQFLQNNPKATNFQVAQAFSLSRDMANRYLEWLEDAGDCILDRPAEVCTGCGPKPETAPSGGACGVNGPAARLNALAENARRRRDTVAG; the protein is encoded by the coding sequence ATGCTCGAAGCGCTCCGCCAGTTTCTTCAGAACAACCCCAAGGCGACCAACTTCCAGGTGGCTCAGGCGTTTTCATTGAGCCGTGACATGGCCAACCGCTACCTTGAATGGCTCGAAGACGCCGGGGACTGCATCCTGGATCGTCCCGCGGAGGTATGCACTGGCTGCGGGCCGAAACCCGAGACGGCGCCATCGGGAGGTGCCTGCGGCGTGAATGGCCCCGCAGCCCGCCTGAACGCGCTGGCAGAAAACGCGCGGCGGCGGCGCGACACGGTGGCGGGCTAA
- a CDS encoding AarF/ABC1/UbiB kinase family protein yields MAEFKTALAAPTPAQRRSEIASILFKHGLDTLLYHLSLVDFLPATLRGRLSRYVVTARNLTDEGDEVELRLPLPQVFRTVLEELGPTFVKLGQVLSTRADLLPPAYIQELSKLQEKVTAIDWSQMEAVLLEEWNGKIKERNLGEAEVSAAREIFQEFDPFPLAAGSIGQVYKATIYDPEIKKPQQVIVKLQRPGVEGVVEADLALLKDFARTLSKNFEWARFYNIQEIVEEFAGVIRGEMDFTREGTNTEIIGVSLKKHYAKQVSTPRVFWDYSGHRMLTLEFVEGVKISTLFPGYQPPLGSAPPLSLSVEQKKVLAQTITNVFLQQIFVDGFFHADPHPGNLMVRWDWKLNRPEIVIIDFGMVGRLDPRSRDLLIDFLLAIVQFDAARATERILEYGQPSRNIDRHALATELDHLLRSVLGKPIKEVEVGQLLQQILNLMVQYRVRMPPSFLMMARVFVTIEGINRQLDEEYMLIKVAEPFIMQTLTDQFFAQLNRQELARTAIDWRNIAVRTPRQLDDILTQLNAGRLRFEHNLLGTEQLQRTIAVIGNKISYSLLVAAMIMGAAIVMHAPTTYRLLGYPVLSLAIFSVSALMALWLLVSIMRSGTLRQ; encoded by the coding sequence ATGGCCGAGTTCAAGACTGCCCTTGCTGCCCCGACGCCTGCCCAGCGCCGCTCCGAGATCGCGTCGATTCTTTTCAAGCACGGGCTCGACACCCTGCTGTATCACCTCAGCCTGGTGGATTTTCTTCCTGCCACCTTGCGCGGCCGACTCTCGCGTTACGTCGTCACCGCGCGAAATCTGACGGACGAAGGCGATGAGGTCGAACTGCGGCTGCCGCTGCCGCAGGTGTTCCGGACCGTCCTGGAAGAACTTGGGCCCACTTTCGTCAAACTGGGCCAGGTGCTCTCCACCCGAGCCGACCTCTTACCGCCGGCCTACATCCAGGAACTCTCCAAACTCCAGGAGAAGGTCACGGCGATTGACTGGTCCCAGATGGAAGCCGTTCTGCTGGAAGAATGGAACGGAAAGATCAAGGAACGCAATCTGGGCGAGGCGGAGGTTTCTGCCGCGCGCGAGATTTTTCAGGAATTCGACCCGTTTCCCCTCGCAGCAGGCAGCATCGGGCAGGTTTACAAGGCGACCATCTATGACCCGGAGATCAAAAAGCCGCAACAGGTCATCGTGAAGTTGCAGCGACCGGGCGTGGAAGGTGTGGTCGAAGCGGACCTGGCGCTGCTGAAAGACTTCGCGCGCACGCTGAGCAAGAACTTCGAATGGGCGCGTTTTTACAACATCCAGGAGATTGTCGAGGAATTCGCGGGGGTGATTCGGGGGGAGATGGACTTTACCCGCGAGGGCACCAACACCGAGATCATCGGCGTTTCCCTCAAGAAGCACTATGCCAAGCAGGTGTCCACCCCGCGCGTGTTCTGGGACTATTCGGGACACCGCATGCTGACGCTCGAGTTTGTCGAAGGCGTGAAGATCTCGACCCTGTTCCCGGGTTACCAGCCGCCCCTGGGCAGTGCGCCCCCGTTAAGTTTGAGTGTCGAGCAGAAGAAGGTGCTGGCCCAGACCATCACGAACGTCTTCCTGCAACAAATTTTCGTTGACGGTTTCTTCCACGCGGATCCTCATCCCGGCAACCTGATGGTGCGCTGGGACTGGAAACTGAATCGCCCTGAAATCGTCATCATCGACTTCGGCATGGTGGGACGCCTCGACCCCCGCTCACGTGACCTGCTGATCGACTTCCTGCTGGCGATCGTCCAGTTCGATGCCGCACGCGCCACCGAACGCATCCTCGAGTATGGACAGCCAAGCCGCAACATCGATCGGCACGCCCTCGCCACGGAACTGGACCACCTGCTGCGCTCGGTGCTGGGCAAGCCCATCAAAGAGGTCGAGGTGGGTCAACTGCTGCAGCAGATCCTCAACCTGATGGTCCAGTATCGCGTGCGGATGCCGCCCAGTTTTCTGATGATGGCCCGCGTATTCGTCACGATTGAAGGCATCAATCGGCAACTGGATGAGGAGTACATGCTGATCAAGGTCGCGGAACCGTTCATCATGCAGACCCTGACAGACCAGTTCTTCGCGCAACTCAACCGACAGGAACTGGCCCGAACGGCCATCGATTGGCGCAACATTGCGGTGCGCACCCCTCGTCAACTCGACGATATCCTGACCCAGCTCAACGCAGGGCGACTGCGCTTCGAGCACAACCTACTGGGCACCGAACAACTGCAGCGCACCATCGCCGTGATCGGCAACAAGATCAGCTATTCGCTGCTGGTGGCCGCCATGATCATGGGCGCGGCCATCGTGATGCACGCGCCGACCACCTATCGTCTGCTGGGCTATCCGGTCCTCAGCCTGGCCATCTTTTCGGTATCGGCGTTGATGGCATTGTGGCTGCTGGTGTCGATCATGCGCTCAGGCACCCTGCGCCAGTAG
- a CDS encoding phosphodiester glycosidase family protein, whose amino-acid sequence MRLPPGAKVRPVAATPGASLPDWLKRVGGVLAINGGYFNHSDGVAVSHVGTDGHWLTHPERNRALLRNPHLRGRLDAVLTRRVAWFDTGTTWLIRAWADAPTRWVHALQAGPQLLPELGLAEEAFRFRGPTGWRDGIQSQQPAARSALGLRPDGGMIWAVASAPGLTVRQMADVMRHLQCQAAMALDGGGSSTLAWREGAVVRRLVGVGGAPRPLPSALVWDDPRWQVQLVAGCAP is encoded by the coding sequence GTGCGACTGCCACCTGGGGCCAAGGTGCGCCCCGTGGCGGCGACGCCCGGGGCCTCGCTTCCTGATTGGTTGAAGCGCGTCGGCGGCGTGCTGGCGATCAATGGCGGCTATTTCAACCATTCGGACGGGGTGGCCGTGTCCCATGTGGGGACGGACGGTCACTGGTTGACCCATCCAGAGCGCAATCGCGCTCTGCTCCGCAATCCGCATCTGCGGGGCCGACTGGATGCGGTGCTGACGCGTCGGGTCGCCTGGTTCGATACAGGGACAACCTGGCTGATCCGCGCGTGGGCTGACGCCCCGACCCGTTGGGTCCACGCCTTGCAGGCGGGCCCACAATTGCTTCCTGAACTCGGACTGGCCGAGGAGGCGTTTCGTTTCCGTGGCCCGACGGGTTGGCGTGACGGCATTCAGAGCCAGCAGCCTGCGGCGCGCTCCGCGCTGGGGCTGCGCCCGGACGGTGGCATGATCTGGGCCGTGGCCTCCGCGCCTGGCCTGACGGTGCGGCAAATGGCCGACGTGATGCGCCATTTGCAATGCCAGGCCGCCATGGCCCTGGACGGTGGCGGCTCCAGCACGCTGGCCTGGCGCGAGGGCGCCGTCGTCCGGCGTCTGGTGGGGGTTGGAGGAGCCCCCCGGCCACTGCCGTCTGCGCTGGTGTGGGATGACCCACGCTGGCAGGTCCAGCTGGTCGCCGGTTGTGCCCCTTGA
- a CDS encoding aminopeptidase, with protein MRRFLPSLGRRNEGPSGGARRSRAWRTLAALGLGLLTLALPGCYVWRQGWGQAELLWRREPVATLLARPETPVEWRRKLQFVAQVKQFAQRELGLAGTHHFESFVALDRDAVTYVVSAAPKDSLDAYQWWFPVVGQVPYKGYFRKQDALDEQARMDGAGYDTSVRGVAAFSLLGWLPDPIYSPLLARDEPTLADIVIHETTHATVYLAGRSSFNEGFATFVGNQGALAYFASLGPGGREAWLAARAAQADTRTFTAFVEEVSQRLEALYASSIPRDEKLRQREAVFAWAQARFRQSYAVKMQGHGFRHVSAGRFNNAVLSAYRTYYRRLDRFERAHTRCGGDLRRTIAFFRDQVAQAPDPEGFLERWIAP; from the coding sequence ATGCGGCGTTTCCTCCCCTCGTTGGGGCGACGGAATGAGGGCCCTTCAGGGGGCGCCCGCCGGTCTCGCGCGTGGCGCACGCTGGCCGCCTTGGGCCTGGGCCTGCTGACGCTTGCGCTGCCAGGATGTTATGTGTGGCGCCAGGGCTGGGGGCAGGCGGAATTGCTGTGGCGCCGGGAACCTGTGGCGACCCTCCTTGCTCGGCCCGAGACGCCTGTTGAGTGGCGGCGGAAACTTCAGTTTGTCGCCCAGGTGAAGCAATTTGCGCAACGGGAGCTCGGTCTGGCCGGCACTCATCATTTCGAGAGCTTTGTGGCGCTCGACCGAGACGCCGTCACCTACGTGGTTTCGGCCGCCCCGAAAGACAGTCTGGATGCCTACCAGTGGTGGTTCCCGGTGGTCGGGCAGGTTCCCTATAAAGGGTATTTTCGCAAGCAGGACGCCCTCGACGAGCAGGCGCGCATGGATGGGGCCGGCTATGACACCTCGGTGCGGGGCGTGGCAGCCTTCAGCCTGCTCGGCTGGCTACCAGACCCGATTTATTCCCCCTTGCTCGCGCGCGATGAACCGACCCTGGCAGACATCGTGATTCATGAGACGACGCATGCCACCGTGTATCTCGCGGGGCGTTCGAGCTTCAATGAGGGCTTTGCCACCTTCGTCGGGAATCAGGGGGCCTTGGCCTATTTTGCTTCGCTGGGGCCGGGGGGCCGGGAGGCCTGGCTGGCCGCGCGGGCCGCCCAGGCGGACACGCGCACCTTCACGGCGTTCGTGGAGGAGGTCTCACAGCGACTCGAAGCGTTGTATGCCTCATCGATTCCTCGGGACGAGAAACTGCGCCAACGGGAGGCCGTCTTTGCCTGGGCGCAGGCGCGATTTCGGCAATCCTACGCGGTCAAGATGCAGGGGCACGGCTTTCGCCACGTGTCCGCGGGCCGTTTCAACAATGCCGTGTTGTCGGCTTACCGAACCTACTATCGTCGCCTGGATCGGTTTGAGCGGGCGCACACCAGGTGTGGCGGCGATCTTCGTCGCACGATTGCATTCTTTCGGGACCAGGTGGCCCAGGCCCCCGACCCAGAGGGCTTCCTGGAACGCTGGATCGCGCCGTGA